One segment of Kogia breviceps isolate mKogBre1 chromosome 14, mKogBre1 haplotype 1, whole genome shotgun sequence DNA contains the following:
- the GID8 gene encoding glucose-induced degradation protein 8 homolog — MSYTEKPDEITKDEWMEKLNNLHVQRADMNRLIMNYLVTEGFKEAAEKFRMESGIEPSVDLETLDERIKIREMILEGQIPEAIALVNSLHPELLDTNRYLYFHLQQQHLIELIRQRETEAALEFAQTQLAEQGEESRECLTEMERTLALLAFDNPEDSPFGDLLNMMQRQKVWSEVNQAVLDYENRESTPKLAKLLKLLLWAQNELDQKKVKYPKMTDLSKGAIEEPK, encoded by the exons ATGAGTTATACAGAAAAACCCGATGAAATCACAAAGGATGAGTGGATGGAAAAGCTCAATAACTTACATGTCCAGCGAGCAGACATGAACCGTCTCATCATGAACTACTTGGTCACAG AGGGCTTTAAGGAAGCAGCAGAGAAGTTTCGGATGGAATCTGGGATCGAACCTAGTGTTGATCTAGAAACGCTCGACGAGCGAATCAAAATCCGGGAGATGATACTGGAAGGCCAGATTCCCGAGGCCATCGCACTGGTCAACAGCCTCCACCCGGAGCTTCTGGACACAAACCGCTATCTTTACTTCCACCTACAA CAACAGCACCTGATCGAGCTGATCCGCCAGcgggagacggaggcggcgctgGAGTTCGCGCAGACCCAGCTGGCCGAGCAGGGCGAGGAGAGCCGGGAGTGCCTGACCGAGATGGAGCGTACGCTGGCCCTGCTGGCCTTCGACAACCCCGAGGACTCGCCCTTCGGAGACCTGCTCAACATGATGCAGAGGCAGAAG GTGTGGAGTGAAGTGAACCAAGCTGTCCTGGATTATGAAAATCGTGAGTCAACACCCAAGCTGGCCAAGTTACTGAAGCTACTCCTTTGGGCTCAGAATGAGCTGGACCAGAAGAAAGTCAAATATCCCAAAATGACAGACCTCAGCAAAGGCGCGATCGAGGAGCCCAAGTAG